One window of Bacteroidota bacterium genomic DNA carries:
- the rplU gene encoding 50S ribosomal protein L21 — MYAIVDITGHQYKVEKDQTLLVNQVEGKAGDSIEFSKVLLSDNDGKVKIGTPSIKGAKVTATIVEQMKGEKVIVFKKKRRKGYRVKNGHRQLLSKIQITEIKN; from the coding sequence ATGTACGCAATAGTAGACATAACAGGACATCAGTATAAGGTTGAAAAAGACCAAACACTGTTAGTGAATCAGGTTGAGGGAAAAGCTGGAGATTCAATTGAATTTAGCAAAGTTCTTCTTTCAGATAATGATGGTAAGGTAAAAATTGGAACACCTAGTATTAAAGGTGCAAAGGTTACTGCCACTATTGTTGAGCAGATGAAAGGTGAAAAAGTGATCGTTTTCAAAAAGAAGAGACGTAAGGGTTATAGAGTGAAGAACGGTCACAGACAATTATTATCAAAAATTCAGATTACTGAAATTAAAAACTAA
- the rpmA gene encoding 50S ribosomal protein L27: protein MAHKKGAGSSSNGRESHSKRLGIKIFGGQVVKAGNIIVRQRGTRHHPGENVGLGKDHTIFAKVAGVVAFRKRKDNKSFISVIPAENN, encoded by the coding sequence ATGGCACATAAGAAAGGTGCGGGTAGTTCATCGAACGGACGCGAATCACATAGTAAACGCTTAGGTATTAAAATTTTTGGTGGGCAAGTAGTGAAAGCCGGAAATATTATTGTACGTCAAAGAGGAACAAGACATCATCCTGGAGAAAATGTAGGTTTAGGAAAAGATCATACAATTTTTGCTAAAGTAGCTGGTGTTGTTGCCTTCAGAAAAAGAAAGGACAATAAGTCTTTTATTTCTGTAATTCCTGCTGAGAACAATTAG